In Entomomonas moraniae, one DNA window encodes the following:
- a CDS encoding LysR substrate-binding domain-containing protein: MNIELRWLEDFSVLATTCSFSKAAEQRFVTQPAFSRRIKNLEDVLGFTLINRSRTPIEVTEAGQVFLITARNIIEQLHEVVRHIHHIETTQGEILRFAAAHSLAQGFFPQWMARLRREGLSVACQLVASNVGEATRAIREGACDLMLAYHDPESALQLPTELFPWLVLGQTEMVPVCGLDDNKRPLFTISNQHQFPLLAYGQGAFLGHSVNLLLRQSKLRYVKLFETAVADSLKAMAIEGLGVAWLPKLSVSNELARNELVICGDEQWFIPLEIRLYRCSLIKKTVIKSFWDQLTTSQNLMNNE; this comes from the coding sequence ATGAATATTGAACTGAGATGGCTTGAAGATTTTAGTGTATTAGCGACTACCTGTAGCTTTTCTAAGGCAGCAGAGCAACGATTTGTGACTCAACCAGCGTTTAGTCGTCGGATTAAAAATCTTGAAGATGTTTTAGGCTTTACTTTGATTAATCGCTCAAGAACGCCTATTGAGGTAACCGAGGCAGGGCAGGTGTTTTTGATAACAGCCCGTAACATTATTGAGCAATTGCATGAAGTAGTTCGCCATATTCACCATATAGAAACAACACAAGGTGAAATTTTAAGATTTGCTGCAGCGCACTCTCTTGCGCAAGGTTTTTTCCCTCAGTGGATGGCTAGGCTTAGAAGAGAAGGACTTTCGGTTGCTTGTCAGCTAGTTGCCTCTAATGTAGGGGAAGCAACACGAGCGATACGTGAAGGCGCCTGTGACTTAATGTTAGCTTATCATGATCCTGAATCTGCGTTACAGTTGCCTACCGAGCTTTTTCCTTGGCTTGTTTTAGGTCAAACGGAGATGGTGCCTGTTTGTGGGTTAGATGATAACAAAAGGCCACTATTTACTATAAGCAATCAGCATCAGTTTCCTTTGCTTGCTTATGGGCAGGGTGCGTTTTTAGGCCATTCTGTTAATCTACTATTAAGGCAGTCTAAATTGCGTTATGTAAAGCTATTTGAAACGGCAGTTGCTGATAGTTTGAAGGCAATGGCTATTGAAGGATTAGGCGTGGCGTGGTTACCTAAGTTAAGTGTGAGCAATGAGTTGGCAAGGAATGAATTGGTTATCTGTGGCGATGAGCAATGGTTTATTCCTTTAGAGATTCGATTGTATCGCTGCTCCTTGATCAAAAAAACAGTGATAAAGTCATTCTGGGATCAGTTAACTACTTCACAAAATTTAATGAATAACGAATAG
- the aspA gene encoding aspartate ammonia-lyase, producing MSDSAFRIEKDLLGTLEVPSDAYYGVQTLRAINNFKLSGITLSHFPKLVNALAMVKWAAAAANHELGYLSAEKHTAIAKACERITNGEFHDQFLVDMIQGGAGTSTNMNANEVIANIALEELGHQKGEYKFLHPNNDVNMAQSTNDAYPTAIRIGLLLGYDSLLDALAKLRDAFAAKGEEFAHVIKMGRTQLQDAVPMTLGQEFRAFSTTLTEDLDRIRLLIPDLLREVNLGGTAIGTGINADPRYQFLAVQHLARITGHALLPATDLIEATSDMGAFVLLSGMLKRTAVKLSKICNDLRLLSSGPRTGINEINLPPRQPGSSIMPGKVNPVIPEAVNQVVFEVIGNDLAVTLAAEGGQLQLNVMEPLIAYKTFDSIRLLTRAMDMLRILCIEGITANEARCKDLVEHSIGLVTALNPYIGYENSTRIARIALETGKGVLELVREEKLLSEETLEEILKPENMIAPHLVLNDLTKH from the coding sequence ATGTCTGATTCTGCATTTCGTATTGAAAAAGATTTATTAGGCACACTTGAAGTACCTAGTGATGCCTATTATGGGGTACAAACTTTAAGAGCAATCAATAACTTTAAACTCAGTGGCATCACACTTTCCCACTTCCCAAAGCTTGTTAATGCCTTAGCTATGGTAAAGTGGGCAGCAGCAGCGGCCAATCATGAACTAGGTTATCTATCAGCCGAAAAACATACAGCTATCGCTAAGGCTTGTGAGCGCATCACTAACGGCGAATTTCACGATCAATTTCTAGTAGACATGATCCAAGGTGGCGCAGGCACATCAACCAATATGAATGCCAACGAAGTCATTGCGAATATTGCATTAGAAGAATTAGGCCACCAAAAAGGTGAATACAAATTCTTACACCCTAATAACGATGTTAATATGGCACAATCAACCAATGATGCCTACCCAACAGCTATTCGTATTGGTTTACTTTTAGGTTATGACTCACTATTAGATGCACTGGCTAAGCTCCGCGATGCTTTTGCAGCAAAAGGCGAAGAATTTGCCCATGTTATTAAAATGGGACGCACACAATTACAAGATGCCGTTCCAATGACCTTAGGTCAAGAATTCCGTGCATTTTCTACCACATTAACCGAAGACCTTGACCGTATTCGTTTACTGATCCCTGATTTACTTCGTGAAGTCAACTTAGGTGGAACCGCTATTGGAACGGGTATTAATGCAGATCCTCGCTATCAATTTTTAGCTGTACAACATCTCGCTCGTATTACAGGTCATGCGTTATTACCTGCAACAGATTTGATTGAAGCAACTTCAGACATGGGTGCCTTCGTGCTACTGTCTGGTATGTTAAAACGTACGGCGGTTAAACTCTCTAAAATTTGTAATGACTTACGCTTACTTTCAAGTGGTCCAAGAACAGGGATTAACGAAATCAATCTTCCTCCTAGACAACCTGGTAGCTCCATTATGCCTGGTAAAGTAAACCCTGTAATTCCCGAAGCAGTTAACCAAGTAGTGTTTGAGGTAATTGGTAATGATTTAGCCGTTACTCTGGCGGCAGAGGGCGGACAACTACAATTAAACGTAATGGAGCCATTAATTGCGTATAAAACATTTGACTCTATCCGTTTATTAACTCGTGCGATGGATATGTTACGTATACTTTGTATTGAAGGTATTACAGCTAATGAAGCACGTTGTAAAGACTTAGTAGAGCACTCAATTGGCTTAGTTACTGCATTAAACCCTTATATCGGTTATGAAAACTCAACCCGTATTGCTCGTATTGCCTTGGAAACAGGAAAAGGCGTTCTTGAGTTAGTACGTGAAGAAAAGTTACTGAGCGAAGAAACCTTAGAAGAAATTCTAAAACCTGAAAATATGATTGCGCCACATCTAGTTTTAAATGATTTGACCAAACATTAA
- a CDS encoding zinc ribbon domain-containing protein YjdM: MNTPPQCPVCGMDNTYFDGTLFICPDCTHEWATGEENIATGELVVKDSNGNLLQDGDAVILIKDLKVKGSSLVIKKGTKIKNIRLCEGDHNLDCKVDGVGLKLKSEFMKKA, translated from the coding sequence ATGAACACACCTCCTCAGTGCCCTGTTTGCGGTATGGATAATACTTATTTTGATGGTACTTTATTTATCTGCCCTGACTGTACCCATGAATGGGCCACCGGTGAAGAAAACATTGCTACAGGCGAGCTTGTTGTGAAAGACTCTAATGGAAACTTACTCCAAGATGGTGACGCTGTCATTTTGATTAAGGACCTCAAAGTTAAAGGTTCCTCTCTCGTCATCAAAAAAGGAACTAAAATCAAAAATATTAGACTCTGCGAAGGTGACCACAACTTAGATTGTAAGGTTGATGGCGTGGGCCTAAAACTAAAATCTGAGTTTATGAAAAAAGCTTGA
- the panC gene encoding pantoate--beta-alanine ligase, with protein MQLLHTIKELRIWRKDKDFIGFVPTMGNLHNGHLQLVKEAKKQTDHVVVSIFVNPIQFGVGEDFESYPRTLDQDIEKLVDVGVSAVFAPEVKELYPTPQVTFVEPSDIQYQLCGASRQGHFRGAATVVNKLFNIVQPNIACFGKKDFQQLFIIKEMVNNLNMPIKIIGVETGRANDGLALSSRNGYLSDAERLQAPELYKILQQLQQAILEGDNNYTNMLNQATTHLNTHGWQVEYLEARSAKTLLPAQVEDKHLVILAAARLGKTRLIDNIEITL; from the coding sequence ATGCAATTGCTTCATACGATTAAAGAATTACGAATTTGGCGTAAAGATAAAGACTTTATAGGCTTTGTCCCCACGATGGGAAATCTACACAATGGTCATTTGCAATTAGTCAAAGAAGCCAAAAAACAAACAGATCATGTTGTTGTCAGTATTTTTGTGAATCCTATTCAGTTTGGTGTAGGAGAAGACTTTGAGTCATACCCAAGAACATTAGATCAAGACATTGAAAAGCTCGTTGATGTTGGCGTCTCAGCAGTTTTTGCCCCCGAGGTTAAAGAACTTTACCCAACCCCACAGGTAACATTTGTTGAACCATCCGATATTCAATATCAACTATGCGGAGCTTCTCGCCAAGGCCATTTTAGAGGGGCCGCTACCGTTGTTAATAAACTATTTAATATTGTACAACCTAACATTGCGTGCTTTGGTAAAAAGGACTTTCAACAGCTTTTTATCATTAAAGAAATGGTGAACAATTTAAATATGCCGATCAAAATCATCGGTGTTGAAACAGGCCGTGCAAATGATGGGCTAGCACTTTCAAGCCGTAATGGTTATTTAAGCGACGCAGAAAGGCTACAAGCACCCGAGCTTTATAAAATACTGCAACAATTGCAACAAGCAATTCTAGAGGGGGATAATAACTACACAAACATGCTCAATCAAGCAACAACACATCTGAACACTCATGGATGGCAAGTTGAGTATCTTGAAGCACGTAGCGCAAAAACACTATTACCTGCACAAGTTGAAGATAAACATTTGGTTATTTTAGCTGCCGCTCGTCTTGGAAAAACAAGGCTGATCGATAATATTGAAATCACCTTATAA
- the znuB gene encoding zinc ABC transporter permease subunit ZnuB codes for MPSFILFALIAGLSLAIVAGPLGSFVVWRKMAYFGDTLSHASLLGVALGFMLKINLTFAVIICCVLIAILLVSLQRKQPLASDTLLGILAHSTLSLGLVVLSFMPNVRVDVMEYLFGDILTITQTDLYWIVGGCLLTLILIIALWRHLLSITVNEELSAVEGLPVAIIRLALMLMVAIVIAVAMKIVGVLLIASLLIIPPATAQRHAKSPEQMAVGASILGILAVCLGLVFSYYSNAPTGPAIVVSAAAIFLLSFLLPRRVLA; via the coding sequence ATGCCTAGTTTTATCTTGTTTGCATTAATTGCAGGGCTTTCTCTTGCTATTGTGGCAGGGCCTTTGGGTTCATTTGTTGTGTGGCGTAAAATGGCTTATTTTGGAGATACACTCTCGCATGCCTCTTTACTGGGTGTTGCTTTAGGCTTCATGCTGAAAATCAACTTAACCTTTGCAGTGATTATTTGTTGTGTGTTGATTGCAATTTTATTAGTGAGCCTACAGCGTAAACAACCGTTGGCATCTGATACATTACTGGGAATTTTAGCTCATAGCACCTTATCCCTAGGATTGGTGGTGCTTAGTTTTATGCCTAATGTGCGGGTTGATGTCATGGAGTATTTGTTTGGTGATATTCTAACCATCACACAAACTGATCTTTACTGGATTGTAGGTGGCTGTTTATTAACATTGATTTTAATAATTGCATTGTGGCGGCATTTATTGTCCATTACTGTTAATGAAGAGTTATCAGCTGTTGAAGGGTTACCTGTTGCGATTATTCGTTTGGCATTGATGTTAATGGTTGCTATTGTGATTGCGGTTGCGATGAAAATTGTGGGTGTTTTGCTTATTGCTTCTTTGTTGATTATCCCCCCTGCAACAGCGCAAAGGCATGCTAAAAGTCCTGAGCAAATGGCGGTTGGAGCGAGTATTTTAGGTATATTAGCGGTTTGTTTAGGTCTGGTCTTTTCGTATTACTCAAATGCCCCAACGGGGCCTGCCATTGTTGTTTCCGCAGCTGCTATATTTTTGTTAAGCTTTTTATTGCCTCGGCGCGTTTTAGCTTAG
- the znuC gene encoding zinc ABC transporter ATP-binding protein ZnuC, with product MSILLIEVTQLNVKLREQSILDNINLSIYSDQIVTIIGPNGAGKTTLLKTLLGLLTPSSGTVWRQDGLTIGYVPQKLQLNPSLPLSVRRFLKLLPNITDEQINTVMKEVGASHILEKSMHGVSGGELQRVLLARALLRRPQLLVLDEPTQGVDINGQVELYKLISAICSRYHCGVLMVSHDLNLVMANTDQVICLNKHICCSGHPEQVSHDPAFKELFGSHANSFAIYHHHHDHQHNLNGQVINKHTCGDGCNHA from the coding sequence ATGAGCATACTACTTATTGAAGTGACGCAGTTAAATGTAAAGCTTCGTGAACAGTCTATTCTTGATAATATTAATCTGAGTATTTATTCTGATCAGATAGTAACGATTATTGGGCCTAATGGTGCTGGTAAAACAACGTTGTTAAAAACCTTGTTAGGGCTTTTAACACCAAGTTCTGGAACAGTATGGCGACAAGATGGGTTAACCATAGGCTATGTTCCTCAGAAACTACAACTGAATCCGAGTTTGCCTTTGAGTGTGAGGCGGTTTTTAAAATTATTACCTAATATAACCGATGAACAGATTAATACGGTTATGAAAGAGGTTGGGGCTTCACATATACTCGAAAAGTCTATGCATGGAGTTTCTGGTGGTGAATTACAAAGGGTTTTATTGGCTAGGGCACTGCTACGCAGACCCCAGTTGTTGGTATTAGATGAACCAACGCAGGGCGTCGATATTAATGGGCAAGTGGAGTTATACAAGCTGATTAGTGCTATTTGTAGCCGCTACCACTGTGGCGTGCTAATGGTATCGCATGATCTAAATTTAGTGATGGCGAATACTGATCAAGTCATCTGTCTAAATAAACATATCTGTTGTTCTGGGCATCCTGAACAAGTGAGTCATGATCCTGCATTTAAAGAGTTGTTCGGCAGTCACGCCAATAGTTTTGCAATATATCACCATCACCATGATCATCAGCATAATTTGAATGGGCAAGTTATAAATAAACATACCTGTGGGGATGGGTGTAACCATGCCTAG
- a CDS encoding Fur family transcriptional regulator, which produces MDKAKNLIHQHDHQTCIDKALQQAEELCQDRGVRLTVLRKRVLSLIWQSHQPLGAYDILNTLTTEDGRNAAPPTVYRALDFLLENQLIHRLASCNAFVGCSHPMHTHEGYFLICSQCKNALELEYMAINKSIEEATHKAGFLVSHQTVEVLGLCSDCQKSH; this is translated from the coding sequence ATGGATAAAGCTAAAAATTTAATTCATCAACATGATCACCAAACATGCATTGATAAAGCATTGCAACAAGCAGAAGAGTTGTGCCAAGATCGTGGCGTGAGGTTGACTGTTTTAAGAAAGCGTGTGCTATCGCTTATATGGCAGAGCCATCAGCCCTTGGGAGCTTATGATATTCTTAATACGCTAACTACAGAAGACGGTCGTAATGCAGCGCCTCCTACGGTGTACCGTGCTCTAGATTTTTTACTGGAGAATCAACTCATTCATCGTTTAGCTTCATGTAATGCTTTTGTGGGTTGTTCTCACCCAATGCATACGCATGAGGGCTATTTTTTAATTTGTAGTCAATGCAAAAACGCACTAGAGCTCGAATATATGGCTATTAATAAATCTATTGAAGAAGCTACACATAAAGCAGGTTTTTTAGTCAGTCATCAGACAGTAGAAGTGCTTGGGCTATGTTCTGACTGTCAAAAGAGCCATTAA
- a CDS encoding zinc ABC transporter substrate-binding protein — translation MRLNKLITTYLSLILIASSLAQAKEIKLLTSIKPIQLIAAAIQEGISTPEVLLPVGASAHHYSLRPDDIQKIQNADLFYWIGPDMEIFLTKTVATRNNNATAIQKLPNIKLRHFSENEKDHDEHDHEHQAGQIDPHLWLSPENANIIATRMAEDLSKLDPENKEHYQHNLQVFQTELNATDRAIRDELDKVTLVPFFVSHETYDYFEAAYGVKHAGVFSLNSSVQPGVKQVAEMQERLKSMGNSCIFYEPPIKPKLIDTLTNNLPVKSYELDAMGAEVPMTSKGYPALLNELAKQLLQCKK, via the coding sequence ATGCGTCTTAATAAACTTATTACTACCTATTTAAGCTTAATACTCATAGCATCGAGCTTAGCACAAGCTAAAGAGATAAAATTACTCACTAGCATAAAACCTATACAACTGATAGCTGCTGCAATTCAAGAGGGTATCAGCACCCCAGAGGTATTACTCCCCGTTGGCGCATCAGCACATCATTACTCATTAAGACCCGATGATATCCAAAAGATTCAAAATGCCGATCTATTTTATTGGATAGGTCCCGATATGGAGATATTCCTTACCAAAACGGTTGCCACGCGAAACAATAATGCAACAGCCATTCAGAAACTACCGAATATTAAACTGCGTCACTTCAGTGAAAATGAAAAAGACCACGATGAGCACGACCATGAACATCAAGCAGGCCAAATAGACCCACACCTTTGGTTGAGTCCTGAAAATGCTAACATCATAGCTACCCGAATGGCAGAGGATCTCTCAAAGCTAGATCCAGAGAATAAAGAACACTATCAGCACAACTTACAAGTTTTTCAAACTGAACTTAATGCAACCGACCGTGCAATCCGTGATGAGCTAGATAAAGTCACACTCGTTCCTTTCTTTGTATCCCACGAGACCTATGACTACTTTGAGGCAGCCTACGGAGTTAAGCATGCGGGTGTCTTTAGCCTAAATAGCAGTGTACAACCGGGTGTTAAGCAAGTAGCAGAAATGCAAGAGCGCCTAAAAAGCATGGGAAATAGTTGTATTTTCTATGAGCCACCTATCAAACCAAAACTCATTGATACATTAACAAATAATCTACCCGTTAAGAGCTATGAGCTTGACGCCATGGGAGCAGAAGTACCCATGACAAGTAAAGGATACCCTGCGCTTTTGAATGAACTTGCTAAGCAGCTACTGCAATGTAAAAAATAA
- a CDS encoding MFS transporter codes for MMSNKWLILSLIIVIYLPVSIDATVLHVAVPTLSVQLSASANDLLWIIDIYSLVMAGLLLPMGALGDRLGYKKLAVIGLAIFGFASLGAALAPNAIVLIITRAMLAIGAAMILPATLAGVRKTFSDDNERAMALGIWATVGVAGAAIGPLVGGYLLQYFYWGSVFLINIPIVIFAIMAILIIIPYQEQNTQQKWEIGKALLFIVGILLLIYAIKTMFRSSGEFVIPLILGITGFIIIFSFIKNELNSTAPMIDFSLLKQKVLAMGTVMAMTAMISIVGFQLLMAQELQFVYDLTPLKAGLFMLPLMLASGFGGPIAGWLVVRFGLRLVATGGIVISSFSFFGLALCDFLTSPYIAWALMVLLGLSVGIALLASTTAIMSTAPVNKSASAGAIEGMAYELGAGFGIVLFGMMLTVIYSHNIVIPDGLLPAQIGLVESSISEAFSVAKHIDRPELSEQLIYAAKEAFVNAHEFVLVIAGTLLAILSYFVWQFLPNKVEAIKHN; via the coding sequence ATGATGTCGAACAAGTGGCTAATTTTATCGTTAATTATAGTAATCTATTTACCTGTATCGATTGATGCAACGGTTTTGCATGTGGCTGTCCCGACTCTTAGCGTACAGTTATCAGCTTCAGCCAACGATTTGTTATGGATTATAGATATTTACTCATTAGTGATGGCAGGGCTATTATTGCCAATGGGGGCTTTAGGTGATCGATTAGGTTACAAAAAACTGGCGGTCATCGGGTTGGCTATTTTTGGCTTTGCCTCATTGGGTGCTGCATTAGCACCTAATGCTATTGTGCTTATCATTACACGCGCTATGTTAGCCATAGGTGCTGCAATGATTTTACCCGCTACGTTGGCGGGTGTGCGTAAAACGTTTTCCGATGATAATGAAAGAGCCATGGCCTTAGGTATCTGGGCAACTGTCGGTGTGGCTGGCGCTGCAATTGGTCCATTAGTTGGTGGGTATTTATTACAGTATTTTTATTGGGGCTCTGTGTTTCTAATAAATATTCCTATTGTTATTTTCGCTATTATGGCCATACTCATTATTATTCCTTATCAAGAGCAAAATACCCAACAGAAGTGGGAGATTGGTAAGGCATTACTCTTTATTGTGGGAATTTTACTGTTGATTTATGCAATAAAAACAATGTTTAGATCAAGTGGAGAATTTGTTATCCCTCTAATATTGGGTATTACGGGCTTTATTATTATTTTCTCTTTTATTAAAAATGAATTAAACAGCACAGCACCAATGATTGATTTTTCATTATTGAAGCAGAAAGTATTAGCAATGGGTACAGTCATGGCGATGACAGCCATGATAAGTATTGTGGGTTTTCAGCTGTTGATGGCGCAAGAATTACAATTCGTATACGACTTAACGCCACTTAAAGCAGGATTATTTATGCTGCCATTGATGTTAGCCAGTGGCTTTGGTGGGCCTATAGCAGGTTGGTTAGTGGTACGTTTTGGATTACGGCTTGTGGCTACGGGTGGAATAGTGATTAGCTCATTTAGCTTTTTTGGATTGGCTTTATGCGATTTTTTGACTTCCCCCTACATAGCTTGGGCATTGATGGTTCTGTTAGGATTGAGTGTGGGTATTGCTTTGTTAGCGTCTACAACAGCCATTATGTCAACAGCGCCTGTTAATAAATCAGCGTCAGCAGGTGCGATAGAGGGTATGGCTTATGAACTTGGTGCTGGGTTCGGTATCGTCTTATTTGGCATGATGCTGACCGTTATTTATTCACATAATATTGTTATTCCTGATGGCTTATTACCAGCACAGATTGGTTTAGTCGAGAGCTCTATCAGCGAGGCCTTTTCTGTGGCAAAACATATCGATAGGCCTGAGCTGAGCGAACAATTAATTTATGCGGCAAAAGAAGCCTTTGTGAATGCCCATGAGTTTGTGCTAGTGATTGCAGGTACATTATTAGCAATACTATCTTACTTTGTATGGCAGTTCTTACCGAATAAAGTCGAGGCGATTAAGCATAACTAG
- a CDS encoding TetR family transcriptional regulator, giving the protein MAYLTKNQRHEEISKLAMQIALDEGLSAITARHIAAKGSFAIGQIHHHFQSISQLKALALHKVSDDLMTQAEQNYINISIPEQLINIISPIEGEMGSMMRKLWSEAVFLAERDNEIKKAYKQSIEEWHQAIVKLINQGKKQNIFNTPIPTETAWELIALSCGFDNIAVIEEFRFEKHIIKNCIYRILQINPPLI; this is encoded by the coding sequence ATGGCATACTTAACAAAAAATCAACGTCATGAGGAAATATCAAAACTAGCCATGCAAATAGCGCTAGATGAAGGCCTTTCAGCCATCACCGCAAGACATATTGCGGCTAAAGGGAGCTTCGCTATAGGGCAAATACACCATCACTTTCAATCCATAAGCCAATTAAAAGCCTTGGCACTCCATAAAGTTTCAGATGACTTGATGACCCAAGCAGAACAAAACTACATCAATATCTCGATACCCGAACAACTCATTAATATCATTAGCCCTATCGAAGGGGAAATGGGGTCTATGATGAGAAAACTTTGGAGTGAAGCAGTTTTTCTGGCAGAACGTGATAATGAAATAAAGAAAGCCTATAAACAATCTATCGAAGAATGGCATCAAGCCATTGTTAAACTAATAAATCAAGGCAAAAAACAAAATATTTTTAATACCCCTATCCCCACAGAAACAGCATGGGAGCTTATCGCATTGAGTTGCGGTTTTGATAACATTGCAGTGATTGAAGAGTTTCGATTTGAAAAGCATATTATTAAAAATTGTATTTATCGCATCCTTCAAATCAATCCTCCTCTTATCTAA